From a single Mycolicibacterium mengxianglii genomic region:
- a CDS encoding SDR family oxidoreductase, with amino-acid sequence MDNIMGKTVVITGAARGIGLATAKALLARGARVVIGDRDVTVLEKSVTDLSRLGQASGYPVDVTNRESFAMFLDKARADGGGHIDVLINNAGVMPIGPFLEASEESIRTSVEVNFYGVLTGSQLVLPEMVKRGSGHIVNIASLAGLIALPGQVVYAGTKFAVVGLTTAMADEFAPQGVNVSCVMPTFTNTDLISGTKSTGAQKPVQPEEIAAGVVKALDNPKITHLSVPGPLRFVGTLSAVLPPKGRRWLAKKLGNDTVFLKYDAQARASYEQRAQTAIGVVEHKA; translated from the coding sequence ATGGACAACATCATGGGTAAGACCGTCGTGATCACCGGCGCCGCCCGCGGCATCGGCCTCGCCACCGCGAAGGCACTGCTGGCCCGTGGCGCACGAGTCGTCATCGGCGACCGCGACGTGACCGTGCTCGAGAAGTCGGTCACCGATCTGAGTCGTCTGGGCCAGGCCAGCGGCTACCCGGTCGACGTCACCAACCGCGAGTCCTTCGCGATGTTCCTCGACAAGGCCCGCGCCGACGGTGGCGGGCACATCGACGTGCTGATCAACAACGCCGGTGTGATGCCCATCGGACCCTTCCTCGAAGCGTCCGAGGAGTCCATTCGGACCTCGGTCGAGGTCAACTTCTACGGAGTGCTGACCGGCAGCCAACTGGTGCTGCCCGAGATGGTCAAACGCGGCAGCGGCCACATCGTGAACATCGCCTCACTGGCCGGTCTCATCGCACTCCCCGGACAGGTGGTGTACGCGGGAACCAAGTTCGCCGTCGTGGGTCTGACCACCGCAATGGCCGACGAGTTCGCCCCGCAGGGCGTGAACGTCAGCTGCGTCATGCCGACGTTCACCAACACCGATCTGATCTCGGGCACCAAATCCACCGGAGCACAGAAGCCGGTACAACCGGAGGAGATCGCCGCCGGGGTGGTCAAAGCGCTCGACAACCCCAAGATCACCCACCTGTCGGTGCCCGGGCCGCTGCGATTCGTCGGCACGCTGAGCGCTGTCCTGCCGCCCAAGGGTCGGCGCTGGCTGGCCAAAAAGCTCGGCAATGACACCGTGTTCCTGAAGTACGACGCCCAGGCCCGCGCGAGTTACGAACAGCGTGCGCAGACCGCGATCGGTGTGGTCGAGCACAAAGCCTGA
- a CDS encoding GNAT family N-acetyltransferase, protein MTERQAAPRFVRAAQNDPVAAPLLAELAAEYAERYGGSERALLDGMQSYPAQEFAPPDGGLIVGVSADGTPVTGGAFRRFGDVEGEPTAELKRIWTARRWRRQGLATAMMAELEEEIRRRGYRRIYLMTGDRQPEAERLYESLGYVRLEAPLPASGPVYPIAFAKSVPQPVTQEVEL, encoded by the coding sequence ATGACCGAGAGGCAGGCCGCGCCCCGCTTTGTGCGCGCCGCGCAAAACGACCCGGTGGCGGCGCCGCTGCTGGCGGAACTCGCCGCTGAATACGCCGAGCGCTACGGGGGATCCGAGCGGGCCCTGCTCGACGGTATGCAGAGCTACCCCGCGCAGGAATTCGCCCCACCCGACGGTGGGCTCATCGTCGGTGTGTCGGCGGACGGCACGCCGGTCACCGGTGGCGCTTTCCGGCGCTTCGGCGACGTGGAGGGTGAGCCGACCGCTGAGCTCAAGAGAATCTGGACCGCCCGCCGGTGGCGCAGGCAGGGGCTGGCCACAGCGATGATGGCCGAACTCGAGGAGGAGATCCGACGGCGCGGGTATCGGCGGATCTACCTGATGACCGGTGACCGCCAGCCCGAGGCCGAGCGGCTGTACGAATCCCTCGGTTATGTGCGGCTCGAAGCGCCCTTGCCCGCGTCGGGGCCGGTGTACCCGATCGCTTTCGCCAAATCGGTGCCCCAGCCGGTTACTCAGGAGGTCGAGCTGTGA
- a CDS encoding LLM class flavin-dependent oxidoreductase: MNVPLSVLDLAPVSAGSDVATALHHTVDLAQHAERWGYSRYWVAEHHFVAVASSAPAVLIGQIAAATKTIHVGAAAVQLGFTTAPAVVESFGMLAAFHPGRIDLGVGRAGQRRLEAQQEAPKVSAAEHDWRDVDGVVVPPPFDVSVVMRSERFRTTTGLLQQPGAVAPDFGDQVADILAMVNGTYVVSGLDVHAVPGEGSGLTPWIFGSSKGQSAVVAGRLGLPFVASYHITPATALDAIELYRNEFRPSSALEKPYVVVSADVLAADDSATAQRLASTYGQWVYSIRAGGGAVPYPDPGTTAPLTAAQRELVADRIATQFVGDPDEVVQRLATLQRVTEADEMVITSVAHDHRDRLRSHELVARGWGIA, translated from the coding sequence GTGAACGTGCCACTGTCCGTCCTCGACCTGGCGCCGGTCAGCGCCGGATCCGACGTCGCGACCGCACTGCACCACACCGTTGATCTCGCTCAGCACGCCGAGCGCTGGGGATACTCGCGGTACTGGGTCGCCGAGCACCATTTCGTCGCCGTCGCCAGTTCGGCGCCCGCCGTGCTCATCGGCCAGATCGCCGCGGCCACCAAAACCATTCACGTCGGTGCGGCGGCCGTGCAACTGGGCTTCACCACAGCGCCCGCGGTGGTGGAGAGCTTCGGCATGCTCGCGGCGTTCCATCCCGGTCGCATCGACCTCGGCGTGGGGCGTGCCGGCCAGCGACGGCTCGAGGCGCAGCAGGAAGCACCGAAAGTGTCTGCTGCTGAGCATGATTGGCGTGATGTCGACGGTGTGGTGGTGCCGCCGCCGTTCGATGTCAGTGTGGTGATGCGTAGCGAGCGGTTCCGCACGACGACCGGGCTCCTGCAGCAACCGGGTGCTGTCGCGCCGGATTTCGGCGACCAGGTGGCCGACATTCTCGCGATGGTCAACGGCACGTACGTCGTCTCGGGGCTCGACGTGCATGCGGTGCCGGGAGAAGGCAGTGGGTTGACACCCTGGATATTCGGCAGCAGTAAGGGGCAGAGCGCGGTCGTCGCCGGCCGGCTGGGGCTTCCGTTCGTGGCCAGCTACCACATCACCCCGGCAACCGCCCTGGATGCGATCGAGCTCTACCGCAATGAGTTTCGCCCTTCATCCGCACTGGAGAAACCCTATGTGGTGGTATCGGCGGATGTCCTGGCCGCAGACGACAGCGCGACGGCGCAACGGCTGGCTTCGACGTACGGCCAGTGGGTGTACTCGATCCGGGCCGGCGGTGGTGCGGTGCCCTATCCCGACCCCGGAACCACCGCACCGCTGACAGCGGCCCAACGTGAGCTGGTCGCCGACCGCATCGCAACACAGTTCGTCGGCGACCCCGATGAAGTGGTCCAGCGTCTGGCCACATTGCAGCGGGTCACCGAAGCCGACGAAATGGTGATCACCTCGGTGGCACACGATCATCGGGACCGGTTGCGCAGCCATGAACTGGTCGCCCGGGGCTGGGGAATCGCCTGA
- a CDS encoding MBL fold metallo-hydrolase, with amino-acid sequence MAPANPLVQVTDNVHLAQTPLVNWTLVTGADGLILIDAGYPGQCTQVLDSVRQLGYDTGDIQAILLTHAHVDHFGAAISLAAQHQIPVYCHAAEVGHAKREYLEQAAPIDVARQAWQPRWLKWSWDIVRQGAFVHDGIPSAQALTAEVAATLPGRPVAIPTPGHTGGHCSYLVDGVLVSGDALVTGHPTSPTRGPQLLHQVFNHDQKACEQSLSVLAGVDAEVLVPGHGDIWRGPIKEMTERAVPRR; translated from the coding sequence ATGGCACCTGCCAACCCCCTCGTCCAGGTGACGGACAACGTGCACCTCGCCCAGACCCCCCTTGTGAACTGGACCCTGGTGACCGGGGCCGACGGCCTGATCCTCATCGACGCCGGCTACCCGGGCCAGTGCACGCAAGTGCTGGACTCGGTGCGACAACTGGGCTACGACACCGGTGACATCCAGGCAATCTTGTTGACCCACGCACACGTTGACCATTTCGGCGCCGCGATCTCGCTGGCAGCGCAACACCAGATTCCGGTGTATTGCCACGCCGCCGAAGTCGGCCATGCCAAGCGGGAGTACCTCGAGCAGGCTGCGCCCATCGACGTCGCACGACAGGCCTGGCAGCCGCGCTGGCTGAAGTGGTCCTGGGACATCGTCCGCCAGGGCGCATTCGTCCACGACGGCATTCCATCCGCGCAGGCACTCACTGCCGAGGTGGCGGCGACTCTGCCCGGGCGTCCGGTTGCCATTCCCACCCCCGGTCACACGGGCGGACACTGCTCCTATCTGGTGGACGGCGTGCTGGTCAGCGGTGACGCGCTGGTGACCGGACACCCGACGTCACCGACACGTGGGCCACAGCTGCTGCACCAGGTGTTCAACCACGATCAAAAGGCCTGCGAGCAAAGCCTTTCCGTGCTCGCAGGCGTTGATGCCGAGGTCCTCGTGCCCGGGCATGGCGATATCTGGCGGGGACCGATCAAGGAGATGACCGAACGGGCCGTCCCGCGGCGGTGA
- the fgd gene encoding glucose-6-phosphate dehydrogenase (coenzyme-F420) gives MAELKLGYKASAEQFAPRELVELAVLAEAHGMDSATVSDHFQPWRHEGGHAPFSLAWITAVGERTQRLILGTSVLTPTFRYNPAVIAQAFATMGCLYPDRIFLGVGTGESLNEIATGYQGEWPEFKERYARLRESVRLMRELWLGDRVDFDGEYYKTKGASIYDVPEGGIPIYIAAGGPQVAKYAGRAGDGFICTSGKGEELYKDKLIPAMREGAEAAGKNPDDVDRMIEIKISYDTDPELALENTRFWAPLSLTAEQKTNIHDPLEMEKAADELPIEQVAKRWIVASDPDEAVEKVADYVKWGLNHLVFHAPGHDQRRFLELFQRDLEPRLRRLG, from the coding sequence GTGGCTGAACTCAAACTGGGGTACAAGGCGTCGGCAGAGCAGTTCGCACCCCGAGAGCTGGTGGAGTTGGCGGTGCTGGCCGAGGCGCACGGGATGGACAGTGCGACGGTCAGCGACCATTTCCAGCCGTGGCGGCATGAGGGTGGGCATGCGCCGTTCTCGTTGGCCTGGATCACCGCAGTCGGTGAGCGGACCCAGCGGTTGATTCTGGGCACGTCGGTGTTGACGCCGACGTTCCGGTACAACCCGGCGGTGATCGCCCAGGCGTTCGCGACCATGGGGTGTCTCTACCCGGACCGGATCTTCCTCGGTGTGGGTACCGGTGAATCGCTCAACGAGATCGCCACCGGATACCAGGGGGAGTGGCCCGAGTTCAAGGAGCGCTACGCCCGGTTGCGTGAGTCGGTGCGGCTGATGCGTGAACTGTGGCTCGGCGACCGTGTCGATTTCGACGGTGAGTACTACAAGACCAAGGGCGCCTCGATCTACGACGTGCCCGAGGGTGGCATCCCGATCTACATCGCCGCCGGCGGGCCGCAGGTGGCCAAGTACGCCGGCCGCGCGGGTGACGGCTTCATCTGCACCTCCGGCAAGGGCGAGGAGCTCTACAAGGACAAGCTCATTCCGGCGATGCGTGAGGGTGCTGAGGCCGCCGGGAAGAACCCGGATGATGTGGACCGGATGATCGAGATCAAGATCTCCTACGACACCGATCCGGAGCTGGCGCTGGAGAACACCCGGTTCTGGGCGCCGCTGTCGCTGACCGCTGAGCAGAAGACCAACATCCACGATCCGCTGGAGATGGAGAAGGCCGCCGACGAACTGCCCATCGAGCAGGTCGCCAAGCGCTGGATCGTCGCCTCTGATCCCGACGAGGCTGTCGAGAAGGTTGCCGATTACGTGAAGTGGGGGCTCAACCACCTGGTGTTCCACGCACCCGGTCACGACCAGCGCCGCTTTCTGGAGCTGTTCCAGCGCGACCTCGAGCCGCGACTGCGCCGACTGGGCTAA
- a CDS encoding ArnT family glycosyltransferase, with protein sequence MSILAPPDTMTPAPGGLDEPTRRRSRRPAVALFIALMTGYFTAGALMVLRYDFYEPDAFSRVANAAYTLMSRDPHLGAVGFVWNPLPSLVQIPLLPLSHWWPEIRNDGLAGILQSAAFMAGAVVLVRRIALDRGVGSLWLWIAVGCFALNPIIIAYGASGMSEAAMLFCLLWCVRRLLLWIETRYVGDLAIAGIALGVGYLTRYEMIPAAFGAAVLVGAIAYRRAPQHSRKSFAFSSMMIVLMPIVMAVGLWAATSWIVTGEMFATVSSQYGNASQVHTAVERGGIITNANWYVIGQRMLGMQPFVGLAVTLAVAVAALKRRVDVLAPLATFGAVLAFAAWGHFTVSTFGWFRFYMPAIPLVIVVVLVCWTPITGAPGSLRLDSVPARLAAGLLCLSVVVGMPVTAYAMLDRGNTTNQPLLLGLNSLIDPRQYPPEEYRRMTASDQILADWLDRQNLPAGSVLTDTFISSPVWLASGNPAQFVVTSDYDFTAALNRPWDFGVRYILVSNPAGNAAKDAITQRYPSIWDDGAGLGRLVHVAGPAGREWRLYRVEEPTDELAESEIPTDETPMVRPGG encoded by the coding sequence GTGAGCATTTTGGCCCCGCCGGACACGATGACCCCGGCACCGGGTGGGCTAGATGAGCCCACCCGGCGCCGGTCACGCCGGCCGGCGGTGGCCCTGTTCATCGCACTGATGACCGGGTACTTCACCGCCGGAGCACTGATGGTGCTGCGGTACGACTTCTACGAGCCCGACGCGTTCAGCCGCGTCGCCAACGCGGCCTACACATTGATGAGCCGAGATCCCCACCTCGGGGCCGTCGGCTTCGTGTGGAACCCGCTCCCCAGCCTGGTCCAGATTCCGCTCCTCCCTCTGAGCCACTGGTGGCCGGAGATCCGCAACGACGGTCTCGCCGGGATTCTGCAGAGTGCTGCTTTCATGGCCGGCGCGGTCGTTCTGGTGCGTCGGATCGCCCTGGACCGCGGCGTCGGAAGTCTGTGGCTCTGGATTGCGGTGGGGTGCTTTGCCCTCAACCCGATCATCATCGCCTACGGCGCATCTGGGATGAGCGAAGCAGCGATGCTGTTCTGTCTGCTGTGGTGCGTTCGGCGACTGCTGTTGTGGATCGAGACCCGCTATGTGGGCGATCTGGCCATTGCCGGAATCGCTTTGGGAGTCGGCTACCTGACGCGATACGAAATGATTCCCGCCGCCTTCGGTGCTGCGGTTCTGGTGGGGGCCATTGCGTACCGCCGTGCGCCGCAGCATTCGCGGAAGAGCTTCGCCTTCTCCAGCATGATGATCGTCCTGATGCCCATTGTGATGGCAGTCGGGCTGTGGGCCGCCACCTCATGGATCGTGACCGGGGAGATGTTCGCCACGGTGTCGTCGCAGTACGGCAACGCCAGCCAGGTACACACCGCAGTCGAGCGCGGTGGCATCATCACGAACGCCAACTGGTACGTGATCGGGCAGCGGATGCTCGGCATGCAGCCGTTCGTCGGACTGGCCGTCACGCTGGCCGTCGCCGTGGCGGCACTGAAGAGGCGAGTGGATGTGTTGGCTCCGTTGGCCACATTCGGCGCGGTGCTGGCCTTTGCCGCCTGGGGGCACTTTACGGTGTCGACCTTCGGATGGTTCCGCTTCTACATGCCGGCGATTCCTCTGGTCATCGTTGTCGTCCTGGTGTGCTGGACCCCGATCACGGGCGCGCCCGGATCACTGCGCCTGGATTCCGTTCCCGCGCGCCTGGCCGCCGGACTGCTGTGCCTCTCGGTCGTGGTGGGGATGCCCGTGACGGCGTACGCGATGTTGGATCGTGGCAACACCACCAATCAGCCACTGCTGCTTGGTCTGAACTCCCTCATCGATCCCCGGCAGTATCCGCCTGAGGAATACCGGCGAATGACGGCTTCCGACCAGATCCTGGCCGACTGGCTGGATCGGCAGAACCTACCCGCCGGGTCGGTCCTCACGGACACCTTCATCAGCTCGCCGGTGTGGCTGGCCTCCGGCAACCCGGCACAGTTTGTGGTCACCAGCGACTATGACTTCACCGCGGCGCTGAACCGCCCCTGGGATTTCGGCGTCCGCTACATCCTAGTGTCCAATCCCGCCGGCAACGCCGCCAAAGACGCCATTACCCAGCGTTATCCTTCGATCTGGGATGACGGAGCCGGGCTGGGCAGGCTGGTACACGTAGCCGGACCCGCAGGCCGGGAATGGCGCCTGTACCGCGTCGAAGAGCCGACCGACGAACTGGCCGAATCCGAAATACCGACCGACGAAACTCCGATGGTGCGACCGGGCGGTTAG
- a CDS encoding glycosyltransferase family 2 protein, which yields MRGEPYSPQLPAHLSARTALNRRSILRIVIAIGLIAAAFAVAPTTAATVVTSVIAVCYLITSLDRNWLLIKGFTSPSLITISDEEARAIPDDELPYYTVLVPVFAEPTIMRYLLAGVGRLDYPADKLEVLLLIEEDDIPTQQAVVDMTLPSIRVVLVPPSLPRTKPKACNYGMTVADPRSEMMTIYDAEDIPEPLQLRRAVAAMRQAGSDVGCAQCRLAYFNEDQNLLTRWFAIEYDQWFGVVLPAIQDAKCAVPLGGTSNHMPTAVWREVGGWDEYNVTEDADLGVRLARYGYRTIILDSITLEEANSDIINWIRQRSRWYKGYLQTMIVHLRHPLVLRRAIGTKAVLRLISMTGAVPLGNAFNLLFWFALLCWVAGRPPIVDLLFPPVTYYLCLVLFIVVAPLAVFVGLVVCHAQHKPYLWWAAILVPLYWFLQSVAAIKAIYQLVFRPFFWEKTVHGLSHSPVAADHSPATAHGEKQS from the coding sequence ATGAGGGGCGAGCCTTACTCGCCGCAACTCCCAGCCCACCTGTCTGCACGGACCGCTCTGAATCGACGCTCGATTCTGCGCATCGTGATCGCGATCGGGTTGATTGCGGCGGCCTTCGCGGTGGCGCCGACAACGGCGGCCACGGTCGTGACCAGTGTGATCGCCGTGTGTTATCTCATAACGTCCTTGGACCGGAACTGGTTGCTGATCAAAGGATTCACCTCCCCGTCGTTGATCACGATCAGCGACGAGGAGGCGCGGGCGATTCCCGACGACGAGCTGCCCTACTACACCGTGCTCGTCCCGGTCTTCGCTGAGCCCACGATCATGCGGTACCTCCTGGCCGGAGTCGGCCGACTGGACTACCCCGCGGACAAGCTCGAGGTCCTGCTGCTGATCGAAGAGGACGACATCCCGACCCAGCAGGCGGTCGTTGACATGACCTTGCCGTCGATACGGGTGGTCCTGGTGCCTCCCAGCCTGCCACGCACCAAACCGAAAGCCTGCAACTACGGAATGACGGTGGCCGATCCGCGCAGCGAGATGATGACCATCTACGACGCCGAGGACATCCCCGAACCATTGCAACTACGGCGCGCGGTGGCCGCCATGCGCCAGGCCGGTTCCGACGTTGGCTGCGCACAGTGTCGGCTGGCGTATTTCAACGAAGACCAGAACCTGCTCACCCGGTGGTTCGCCATCGAGTACGACCAGTGGTTCGGCGTCGTCCTGCCCGCCATCCAGGACGCCAAATGCGCTGTGCCGCTGGGCGGCACCTCCAACCACATGCCGACCGCGGTGTGGCGCGAAGTGGGTGGCTGGGACGAGTACAACGTCACCGAAGACGCCGATCTCGGGGTACGCCTGGCCCGGTACGGCTACCGCACCATCATCCTGGATTCAATCACGCTGGAGGAAGCCAACTCCGACATCATCAACTGGATCCGGCAACGGTCGCGCTGGTACAAGGGCTACCTGCAGACGATGATCGTCCATCTTCGGCATCCTCTTGTGCTGCGGCGGGCCATCGGCACGAAAGCGGTCCTGCGGTTGATCTCGATGACCGGTGCCGTCCCATTGGGTAACGCGTTCAACCTGCTGTTCTGGTTCGCGCTGCTCTGCTGGGTCGCGGGCCGTCCGCCGATCGTCGACCTGCTCTTCCCTCCGGTGACGTACTACCTCTGTCTTGTGCTGTTCATCGTCGTGGCCCCGCTGGCGGTGTTCGTCGGGCTGGTCGTCTGCCACGCGCAGCACAAGCCGTACCTGTGGTGGGCCGCGATTCTGGTTCCCCTCTATTGGTTTCTGCAGTCGGTGGCAGCGATCAAAGCCATCTATCAACTCGTCTTCCGCCCGTTCTTCTGGGAGAAGACCGTGCACGGCCTGTCCCACAGCCCGGTCGCCGCAGATCATTCCCCCGCTACTGCCCATGGAGAAAAACAATCGTGA
- a CDS encoding DUF2339 domain-containing protein, with product MATESPAYGASSPQVGTRDDDLDQLPDFATSARPGLNPELWARIWFVLAVGALAYFVQLNEVGRSAFGGSQSAYLVVAPILAGLVAAGYSRAPRGVIDAESDWIGAVLLCVGGFAAIWLIEDRLPTMAALWHVDNLGLLVWVAACGMVVFSARHVLRMWNVWLLGLLLAPVMPFLLMTAQLGGSDTANVTVSALVGTVAVYLAARFVGVRRRLLATAVNLALAAATVFVLAEAGLYLRVIVAAGAVPLVVVLALHRMHYLSRTDWELSAGATLPRCKPQSYALLLVAAIALLCVHLPMTRPATVDEARPDWIQAGALDPVEEFPFITRFLGPDATLTRYRAPGGAGEYRTVVDVMSSPDLARLQDFSDAVWYPSPTPVNYTPYEALADRPAGIKTAHSDADSATAQDTTNWSAVTWVWHSGRSYQQVTVITSQTRGLPAPSPRPLNVMNSLIEPALWVARQQPSQYSAVDPIVAASGEVVVQRLVNAAGGPSRGGLAP from the coding sequence ATGGCCACCGAATCCCCCGCATATGGAGCAAGTTCGCCCCAAGTCGGCACCCGCGATGACGATCTGGATCAGTTGCCCGATTTTGCTACTAGCGCCCGCCCAGGCCTCAACCCGGAACTGTGGGCGCGGATCTGGTTCGTGCTGGCAGTCGGCGCTCTCGCGTACTTCGTCCAATTGAACGAGGTGGGCCGGAGCGCTTTCGGCGGATCGCAATCGGCCTACCTGGTCGTCGCGCCGATACTGGCGGGCCTCGTCGCTGCCGGCTACAGCCGGGCACCCCGCGGCGTGATCGACGCCGAATCCGACTGGATCGGGGCAGTACTGCTCTGCGTCGGCGGATTCGCTGCGATCTGGCTGATCGAAGACCGGTTGCCGACCATGGCGGCGCTGTGGCACGTCGACAACCTGGGCCTGCTGGTCTGGGTCGCGGCCTGCGGCATGGTCGTGTTCTCCGCGCGCCACGTGCTCCGGATGTGGAATGTCTGGTTGCTGGGCTTACTGCTGGCGCCGGTGATGCCGTTTCTGTTGATGACGGCCCAACTCGGCGGCTCCGATACCGCCAATGTCACCGTCTCAGCCCTCGTCGGCACTGTGGCCGTGTACCTGGCCGCGCGGTTCGTCGGCGTCCGACGGCGCCTGCTCGCCACCGCCGTCAACCTCGCCCTTGCCGCCGCCACGGTGTTCGTGCTCGCCGAGGCCGGCCTCTACCTCCGGGTCATCGTCGCCGCGGGCGCAGTCCCACTGGTGGTCGTGCTGGCCCTGCATCGGATGCATTACCTGTCTCGTACCGACTGGGAACTCTCAGCAGGTGCGACGCTGCCCCGCTGCAAGCCCCAGTCGTATGCGCTGCTGCTGGTGGCTGCCATCGCGTTGCTGTGCGTTCACCTTCCGATGACTCGGCCGGCCACTGTCGATGAGGCGCGCCCCGATTGGATCCAGGCAGGCGCTCTCGACCCGGTGGAGGAGTTCCCCTTCATCACCCGCTTCCTCGGTCCCGACGCCACGTTGACGCGCTATCGCGCGCCCGGCGGGGCCGGCGAGTACAGGACTGTGGTCGACGTGATGTCCTCGCCCGATCTGGCACGGTTGCAGGACTTTTCCGACGCGGTCTGGTACCCCTCACCCACCCCGGTGAACTACACCCCGTACGAAGCGCTGGCAGACCGGCCGGCCGGTATCAAGACAGCCCACAGCGACGCGGACTCGGCGACAGCCCAGGACACCACGAACTGGAGTGCGGTGACCTGGGTTTGGCACAGTGGCCGGAGCTATCAACAGGTCACGGTGATCACCAGTCAAACCAGGGGTCTGCCCGCACCCTCCCCCCGGCCGTTGAACGTGATGAACAGTCTCATCGAACCCGCCCTGTGGGTGGCACGCCAGCAGCCGTCGCAGTACAGCGCGGTTGACCCCATCGTCGCCGCGAGCGGCGAGGTGGTTGTGCAACGGCTCGTCAACGCCGCCGGCGGCCCGTCTCGAGGAGGCCTCGCCCCATGA
- a CDS encoding acetate kinase has translation MSSTRTVLVLNSGSSSVKFQLIEPDTGTSVAHGIVERIGDANSTAKLTLGEQELQRDGTIADHEAALRTAFELFREGGGELSDYGLVAVGHRVVHGGRDLYRPTVVDDSVLTAITDLAPMAPLHNPPAALGIEVAQRIMPGLPHVAVFDTAFFHDLPEAAASYAIDRNVAEQWKIRRYGFHGTSHQYVSQQAAVFLGVPLEGLNQIVLHLGNGASASAIVGGRPVDTSMGLTPMEGLVMGTRSGDVDPGLVMYLWRTAQMSVEDIETMLNRKSGVLGLGGKIDFRELHKQIAAGDTDAQLAYDVYIHRLRKYIGAYLALLGTTNVLTFTAGVGENDGAVRRDALSGMAPLGIELDEHLNDSPARGPRIISAERSPTTVLVIPTNEELAIARACIDVL, from the coding sequence GTGAGTTCCACGCGCACGGTACTGGTGCTGAACTCCGGTTCCTCATCGGTGAAGTTCCAGCTCATCGAACCCGACACCGGAACCTCGGTGGCACACGGCATCGTCGAGCGCATCGGTGACGCCAACTCCACGGCCAAACTGACTCTCGGAGAACAGGAATTGCAGCGCGACGGCACCATCGCCGATCACGAGGCCGCGCTGCGCACCGCGTTCGAACTGTTCAGAGAGGGCGGCGGTGAGCTCTCCGACTACGGTCTGGTTGCGGTTGGGCACCGGGTGGTGCACGGCGGACGAGACCTGTACCGGCCCACGGTGGTCGACGACTCGGTGCTCACCGCGATCACGGATCTGGCCCCCATGGCGCCGCTGCACAACCCGCCGGCGGCGCTCGGTATCGAGGTGGCTCAGCGCATCATGCCCGGCCTGCCGCATGTCGCGGTGTTCGACACCGCCTTCTTCCACGACCTCCCGGAGGCGGCGGCCAGCTACGCCATCGACCGCAATGTCGCCGAGCAGTGGAAGATTCGTCGCTACGGGTTCCACGGGACGTCACACCAATACGTCAGCCAGCAGGCCGCGGTGTTCCTCGGCGTGCCACTGGAGGGTCTGAATCAGATCGTGCTGCACCTGGGCAACGGCGCCTCGGCCTCGGCGATCGTCGGCGGTCGACCCGTGGACACCTCGATGGGATTGACACCCATGGAGGGGCTGGTGATGGGAACTCGCAGCGGCGATGTCGACCCCGGCCTCGTCATGTACCTGTGGCGGACGGCGCAGATGAGCGTCGAAGACATCGAGACCATGCTCAACCGCAAATCCGGTGTCCTGGGTCTGGGTGGCAAGATCGACTTCCGCGAACTGCACAAGCAGATCGCTGCCGGTGACACGGACGCGCAGCTGGCCTACGACGTCTACATTCACCGGCTGCGCAAGTACATCGGCGCCTATCTGGCCCTGCTGGGCACCACCAACGTGTTGACCTTCACCGCCGGGGTCGGCGAGAACGACGGTGCGGTGCGGCGTGATGCGCTCAGTGGAATGGCGCCTCTGGGTATCGAACTCGACGAACACCTCAACGACAGTCCGGCACGCGGGCCGCGGATCATCTCCGCGGAACGCTCACCGACGACGGTCCTGGTGATCCCGACGAACGAGGAGCTGGCGATCGCCAGGGCGTGTATCGACGTCCTCTGA